A single region of the Salipaludibacillus sp. LMS25 genome encodes:
- a CDS encoding SMI1/KNR4 family protein — MTRDEISNLLDAILDKNPENLDTPSASDWEYIEKKFGCQFPLEFKFFIELMSVYSFPGDILNVSTGKTNGNDTIKLTYDYEMKQEGWKEKLIPFYSIGNGDYFCLLSNECPNTGVYYYSHEEANIDKEADDFEEWLKQLPDFLS, encoded by the coding sequence GTGACAAGAGATGAGATATCAAATTTATTAGATGCTATATTAGATAAAAATCCAGAAAATTTAGATACTCCTTCGGCAAGTGATTGGGAATATATCGAAAAAAAGTTCGGGTGCCAATTTCCACTAGAATTTAAATTTTTTATTGAATTAATGTCTGTATACTCTTTTCCAGGAGATATATTAAATGTTTCCACCGGTAAAACAAATGGGAATGACACCATCAAACTTACTTATGACTATGAAATGAAACAGGAAGGATGGAAAGAAAAACTAATTCCTTTTTATAGTATAGGTAATGGTGACTACTTTTGCCTTCTTTCCAATGAGTGTCCAAACACAGGTGTTTACTATTATTCACATGAAGAAGCCAATATAGATAAAGAAGCAGATGACTTTGAAGAATGGTTAAAACAGTTGCCGGATTTTTTAAGTTAA